Below is a window of Prionailurus viverrinus isolate Anna chromosome A1, UM_Priviv_1.0, whole genome shotgun sequence DNA.
cagcttgcattcctaccaacagtgcatatgggttcccttttctccatatcctcgccaacactgattgtttcttgtgttttttattttagccattctgacaggtgtgaggtgatatctcattgtgttttgacTTGCACTTGTCTGATTATGAGTGctgctgagtatcttttcatgtgtccgctgtccatctgtctgccttctttggagaaatgtctgttcatgacttctgctcattttttacttatttatgcatataagagagagacagcacaagttggggagaggcagagagagggagagacagagaataccaagcaagctctgcacttttagggcagagcccaacacacggctcaaagtcacgaaaccatgagatcatgacctgagccaaaaccaagagtcaagagccggacgcttagctgactgagccacccagccgctcctgcccattttttaattgggttatttgttttgggggtattgagttatatcagttcttgatatattttggatattaaccctttatcaggggtcatttgtaaatatcttctgccattcaaCAGGTTGCCCTTTAGTTTAGTTTTCAATTTATATACACACCTATACAAACTCCTGAGATTATTTTCCTAGGGAATCCGTTGAACATATAAATCAATTTGAGAAAACTTAACATCTTTccaatattgaatcttccaatcATAAACGTggtttattcttccttttatttatatctctataatttctctcaataatttttatacttttctatttaGAGGTCTTgcatagatttatttctaggagttttatttttcttgccaatgcaaatgatatataattacaaaattcattttccaaattGTTCCTTGgctaaatatatgtaaataacacAAATTTTTAGATTGACCTTATATCCAGTTGGTTTGCTAagtcatatttaattttaatagtttagctattttattataaatgtttgcaATATTATTTGCAAAGAGtgagagcctttttttttctccagtcctACATACTTTATTTCTTATCTTGCAGCAATAAGGAACTCTAGAACAATGAAAAACCCAAGCGGTGACAATGGGCATCCTTATATATTTGTGATCTACTAGTATTTCATCATCAGGTATGCCtctgcaggtttttgtgtgtttgccttgttttgttttgttttagattcatAATTGAATTAAGTAAGGTTTTTTATACTCCTGCTACGTTAAGTTGATAGTGATAATTGTTGGcttgattttggtttttaatcaTGAAACTGTATTGGTTTTtgctttatcaaatattttttttctgaatcttctGACATTACTTTCCTCATCTTGGTACAAGCTGaaagtttttttcccttgttctgTTAATGTagtgaattacattaattgactCCCAGTATTAACTCAATCTCACCTTTATGAATTAAACCCATTTTGGTGATAACATATACTTTATCTTATGTATCATTGCACTTAGTGTGCTTAtcttttgtttaggatttttcaACTGTGTTCATGAGATACTTTAGGccatagtttttctttcttgtaatacTCTTGTGAGATTTTTACGTAAGGTAATGTGgtctcaaaacaaaaagttgtgcatttttttcctgtcatttgaAAATTCATGGATATATTAATagtatttctttcttaaacatttgGAAGAATTCGCTAATGAAACCATCTGGGTCTGTAGTtaatttgaaaaaagttttaaattatgaattcaatttattCAATAGATAAGGCTGCAgagatcttttttcttccttcctagtTTGCCCTTAAACTTCAAAACTTATTAATTCCAATACAGAATGTCCAGAGTTCTTTGTCTTTTGGAACTCTTTCTGAATCTTTAGCTACCATGgtagcaaaagcaaaagagcagaAACACTAATATAAAAAAGAAGCTGGTGCATAATCACATAAACTACTTTCACAATTCAATTATCGTTAGAGATGATCAAATGGATATTTCATTCtcatcaagttaaaaacaaagaaattgaaaactttcACATGgactttcttaattttatattacattcCATAACATtatgttttactatttttgttaaatacagagttatggggcgcctgggtggcgcagtcggttaagcatccgacatcggccaggtcacgatctcgcggtccgtgagttcgagccccgcgtcaggctctgggctgatggctcggagcctggagcctgtttccgattctgtgtctccctctctctctgcccctcccccgttcatgctctgtctctctctgtcccaaaaataaataaacatttaaaaaattaaaaataaataaataaataaataaatacagagttATGAATGTGTTagaaaaaatgcctttttttcaaACTTGTTAAACAGATAAAAGGTAAGAAGCTACTTAGGTAGCTTAGGTAAGAAATCTGGTACAGTTAATAAATTGACAGATCTTAATCAGATGTGAGTGGTTTAGGTTTACACGTTTGTATTCAATTTTCAAGTTTATACTTTAAACCaagtatacatttatatgtataaatagttaaaatatgacgtacataaatacacatattttaatatctcattaaaagtttacattttaaaaaatatactcttGCTTTATATTCTAGCAGTGAACATATTTTGGGTCACATAAAACTTATCTTAGATAAGATTACTAGAATTAAAATGTTGCTAGTGCTATTTCTTTGGTAtgacataaaaatttatttaatactaAGTATTCAGCAGTGatcttaaaatcatttaaaatactttcaccTTTGATTGTATAGTGTTTCCTAACATTTGTCAATTCTAGGATAAAAAAAGTTACCTTCTTAATAACAAAACTCGGTGTTTGAAACTAATTCTAATACTTTACATCAAAGCAAGGACTAAATACATGTTCAATTATTAATacagaaatacattaaataaaaccttacattttaatttacatttttcctaaaatgcctataaaaaaccaaaaaacaaaaaacagccaaaCACTAAATATAGCACCTATTATATTATTAATGTCAACACTATATGACATCACTATGGATGACATAAAATGTTGCCTAGTTGCTTTCTAGTACTAAAACAAATCAGGCTTGCTGGAAATTCAGAGACCACAGAAATGTAAGTGTGAATGtctgtttaaatatttgataacacTATTAAATATCTAAGTAAATATGGTAAAATTATAGTGTATaacaacatatttgaaaatgttttctagttCTTACAAagccaaaaatgtttttataaacacaTGGTATTTTTCTACAATATCAATAATGAATAGATTAGAGGAAGATTAATAGTTTAGTAGAAGCAGTTTAACTCAGAGCTTAATTTAACACAAATTCAATGATTTAACCTTGATCAATATTCAATATGTAACCTAGAATTATTAATTGGTAATTTAAATGTGTTGAGATTTAAACTTTGTTACATCAACCTAATAGTTAAGTTAGTGAATTGTCTTCATATTTGCCTGTTCTTCTCCTGCAGTCGGCCTGACTGAGCCTTGTTTAGATCCCTGCTATATTACTTGTATAAGTCAACACAACAGCCAATTCCATATGaacaaattctcaacaaatttaGAACAGCTTTTGTTGTAAATATCACTAGTCCACCTTTGGCTGAACCCAGAACACTCGGAGTGTATATATTTTTGCTCAGATAAAACACTAAGAAACAATGGTTGTCTCTCAATCAAAGTGGATAAATAGAGGTAAGATATTGcgattgttttcctcttttttctcttgcaCTCAAgatcaaaataaactcaaacatgAGCCTCATGAGGTGGGAAAAAATCTTCAGAGAGACAATAAGGCATCCAGGGATGAGAACAAGgctcttagaaaagaaaataagtccCTTTGGAGAGAAAATAAAGCTCTTCATCGAGAAAACAAAGCCTTCCGAATGGACAACCATTTGATCTGGGAGGTGAATCAATCCCTGAGAGAGCAAAACCAGGTCCTATGGAAGTTTAAAAATGTGATCTTGGAGAGCCAAAGACCACCAGAGGAAAAAATCAATGCtttgaacacagaaagaaagtCTCATTGGCAACAGAATCGAGCCCTGGAGGCTCAGATCAAGGCTCTCAGAAAACAGGAGAAAGCCTTCCAGAATGAGGCAAAAGCTCTTCAGGAAGAAATACAGTCTCTCCATGAGGAGATCAAGGCCCTGAAACACCAGGAGAGAGCACTCAAGATGGAGGAACAAGACTTGATGAAAGAAGGAATAGCACTAGAGATGGAAGAACGGGCTCTGTGGAAGGAGGAGCAGGCCCTTCGTGAGGAGAACAAGGCtcttagagaagaaaacagtgcACTTCAAGAGGAGGAAAAAGCCCTTTGGGAAGAGGCAAAGGTCCTTGAGGAGTGGAATAAGATTCTTCTGGGAGAGGATAAGAAACACACTTACGGGGAAAATGCACAATAAAACAAAGCAGGAGAATTGTGACTTGAAGATGTAACCAACAAACCATGAAGACCATTGACATtccagtaaaaataaaacttttgaaggTGAAATCCTATTGTTAGGATACCAGATACAGTACTTGGTATCTGGTCCTGGAAACTAAATAAAAttctgagaatttaaaaaaaataaaggaaatgattcTTTTAGGTTTACTTAAATTTTACATTACTATTAGAGGTATATATTTTTCTACAGTGCAAAGATGTATTGTTCAAAACGTGACACTGAATGGGCAAAGGGTTTTCCCTTTAAGTTCAGAAACATTGGATGAATATTATAAGAAATTAACAGAATGGGAAATATTTGTCTCAAAACTCATTCTTAGAATtatgaatatatgaaatataaagttTTGCATACTTCATTCATATGTATTGTAGAAGAATATCCTGCCTCTTTATGCTTATTTCAGTAAGCTAGTTGGGGAGCTAATCAAATAACAAGAATTTTAAACATAGGTGATAGTACAAGAATTGAGTGTTCACTGCCCTCCctactttctctttatttcttctttcagctattgtctttctccttttgctttcAAGGAGGGAGGCTGTTCTCCATCTAATCAAtgtattaaagaaagaaaagaaggagagaatagaGTCCAAACTTACAACGAGCATTTTGGAATTTGGAATGTAAACGTGTAGAGTTCATAATACAAGTTGGGTGAGAAAGAAATGGAGTTTTCAGAAGTGTTAATGTTGATAATTGATCTAACTGAATGctcttcaaaacaaataaacaactgaGTCACATGAACTCATGGATTAAAGTTACATATGTAATGGCAGAACATTAGATTACAAACCATGTAGAGGGTTGGTGCCATACCTTGCTTTTCATCATTGCAAATTTTGAGCACTTAATAATCAGGGTAAATGTTTAATGGGTTTTATTGAATATAACTGAAGTTATATCTCATTCTGATTCTTTTCTGGTATTGGGGAATGGAAGAGTAAGAAAACTATAGGAAGATAATACTTTATTTGCTGCCACATCTGCAAAAGCCCAACATACATTTGTTGAATATCTATAATTAGAACTCTATTAAGCAATACACTTACATTTAagtataaaaagtgaaaaaagacatGTCTCCTGACTTTAACAATTCCACTgagtataaaagaagaaaaacattattaCACTATTCCTTAAGAAAGTCTATCtggcctcgggctctgtgctgacagcacagagactgtttgggattctctctcctctctctgcccctcccctgctcgcacttactctctgtctctcaaaataataaacatttttttttaaagtctatctgCATGGAAACAGTTTTCAGACCactgtttctaggaacttatagccactatttcaataaaataatcagCCTTGGAGaagattaaaaagcaaagaatgtAGATGTATGCTTGACTGATCTGCAGTCCAATCAGGACAAGGAAGAAACACAAATTCATCATTGTTTCTACCTCAAAAGATGTGGAAGAAGCCTGCAGGCAGGAGAATGGCCAAATTAATGTTCTATGAATATGTGACTCTAATGCCTACatattaattttgatatttttttgttCAGAAAAGAGTCCTTGCTCTGCAAATTCCCTGCTGTAGAATTTAGGacaaataaactattttatacTTTGGTGATGAGGTCAGGAGAGCAGTGTCTATGGAGTGGGTATAGTTATCAATGACTTCCCTTAGTGAGAACGTTGCCattattatatcatatttaaattAGTAGCAACTCAGGTTAAACTGTAAGGCTTAGTACATTTGGATCAGAATTTCAATCTCTCCTCTTAAATTTAAATGCTAACCTGAAAACTGGCACTATTACAAAGAAAACTTGGTTAATGTTTGTAGCCCATTCTATAAGACAAAAATTACGTAAGTagagaatggattaaaacaatttatattgATATCAACATTGCAGACAAATCAAAAGTTTCTACTAAAATGTCCAGTTACCATATTTATGAAATACTATAttggaaaatgtattttcccATATAAGTGGGATACATTTAtttgtacattaaaaatttttcatatttattgttaGATATAAATTTCATGGAAATTGTGTgttgaaaggagaaaatatttgtggatgaAAAATGGGGGCATTTGATGCTCACAATGTAGGAACTTTAGTGTATATgaactttgtttctttgttgttcattTCTAGATTTTTCCTCATAGTTTCCAAAAAGTATGGTCACCTGAATACCTAATGTTCCCAATGGGATTGTCCCTCCTCCAGATCAGCAGTCATTAACTGCAGGACAGAACAGTGGCATTGATGCTCCAAATATCTTCTTAGAGATGATGGATTCCTTAGCTTTCCCACGGCACCTTCAGTCTAAACCCATATATATACTAATCTCCATATATTTAAGGCCACAAGTTCCAGACTCTGAGGTCCATCCATCTTCACTTTGATTTATAATTCATGATGCCCTATATGACTTGTAATATATCCTAATTCAACATTATTCCTCTCCTTCCTAAAcatatctttccctttttctgaaTGTTCCTTTGGTCCTCTTAACCTAGACAGACTTCAGTGTTACTGTTCTCTTAGTATGCCTTGAAGGTGAAGGCATTTAGGCACCAGCAAAGATGGAACTAGTGTAGGCTTCCtcatttccccatttgtaaaaattttatccTGTTTCCTCCTACAAAAGACTTTGTTTCAATGAAGCACATATGAGATACCACTTCGATCTTATGTGATATTTCATATTCAGACTTCCTGTTTGCTAATTCAGACATTAAAACCTTTAGAATCTGGCTCACAATATTTCTCTTCACCCCTCCTGCTTTTACCTCTTCTGTATGACTTCAAAATGCACACAGAGGATCAGTCCAGAAATGTTCTACTCAGCATCTTGGATCTTGTTTCCAAAAACCATTGCCTCCATATCACCTCAGTCTCCATCCCCAATGTTATATCTCAACACCTTTATGATTAGCAAGTACCCTGACTCTGACCTAATTCTCTGCCTAGTGTAGAGTAATAATTGCCTGTAGGGAATACTAATCTCCAGTTCACTGTAATTCCTATCCCTAGttcacataaataattttatcagTCCCTGGAGGTCTTTTCATTGGCAGAAGATCTACAAGAATAAGCCAAATCTTCCAGGCcgatagcacagtgcctgcttgggattctctctctctctctctctctctctctctctctctctctctttctctctctcgctctctctctcctctctctctctgcccttcccctactccctctctctctttctctctcaaaataaataaataaaaattaaatttttttttattttttaattttttttaacgtttatttatttttgagacagagagaaacagagcatgaacgggggaggggcagagagagagggagacacagaatcggaagcaggctccaggctctgagccatcagcccagagcccgacgcggggcttgaactcacggatcgcgagatcgtgacctgagctgaagtcagacgctgaactgactgcgccacccaggcgcccccaaaattaaaaatttttaatgaaaaaaataataagcaaaagcTATTGctatattatttgaaaacagtGAGACAAGATATTCAAAGACTGAGGGGTACTGAAATGTGCTCACAGAGACTCTCCATATTGGCTCAAAGAGAGGACTGTACACGTCTTTTCCAACTTGGCATTCATGATGTTACATTGGTATCTTCAACTCTGCATCCTCCAAatcaatgctttattttttattcatttattttttgggagggTGGTAAAGTTAGTTAAACATTTACCAACCCAAAGTCAAAGTACTTGAAAACtgattaaagaaaacaataaaatctatatattttataatccttgaatttgtctattttaaatagaggggtgcttggatgtctcagttggttgagtgactgactcttgatttcagctcaggtcatgatgtcaaagGTCATTGGTGAACCCTGCATTGTTCTCTGTGCTaagagagcagagcctgcttgggattctctatctctctctctctctatttctctgcccttcccctgctcact
It encodes the following:
- the LOC125171730 gene encoding LOW QUALITY PROTEIN: coiled-coil domain-containing protein 70-like (The sequence of the model RefSeq protein was modified relative to this genomic sequence to represent the inferred CDS: deleted 1 base in 1 codon), with the translated sequence MVVSQSKWINRGKILRLFSSFFSCTQDQNKLKHEPHEVGKNLQRDNKASRDENKALRKENKSLWRENKALHRENKAFRMDNHLIWEVNQSLREQNQVLWKFKNVILESQRPPEEKINALNTERKSHWQQNRALEAQIKALRKQEKAFQNEAKALQEEIQSLHEEIKALKHQERALKMEEQDLMKEGIALEMEERALWKEEQALREENKALREENSALQEEEKALWEEAKVLEEWNKILLGRIRNTLTGKMHNKTKQENCDLKM